In Thermoanaerobaculia bacterium, the following are encoded in one genomic region:
- a CDS encoding choice-of-anchor tandem repeat GloVer-containing protein, producing the protein MSGLSGRLRIAGLAAALSVAVCVNADSFSVLYGFTGIDAIQPQSPLLVDAEGALFGTSPFGGDSSQGSVFRLPSGGGAGSLQVLYSFTNGSDGSQPFAGLTADPDGNLYGVASAGGDSGAG; encoded by the coding sequence ATGTCGGGACTCTCCGGGAGGCTCCGGATCGCCGGTCTCGCGGCGGCGCTTTCCGTCGCCGTATGCGTGAACGCCGATTCTTTCTCGGTTCTCTACGGCTTCACGGGAATCGATGCGATCCAGCCGCAATCTCCGCTCCTCGTCGACGCGGAGGGCGCTCTCTTCGGCACCTCTCCTTTCGGCGGAGATTCGAGTCAGGGTTCCGTATTCCGGCTTCCCTCGGGCGGGGGAGCCGGCTCGCTCCAGGTGCTCTACTCGTTCACCAACGGAAGCGACGGATCCCAGCCTTTTGCGGGATTGACCGCCGATCCCGACGGAAACCTCTACGGCGTGGCGTCGGCCGGCGGTGATTCCGGCGCGGGA